A stretch of Prunus dulcis chromosome 6, ALMONDv2, whole genome shotgun sequence DNA encodes these proteins:
- the LOC117632506 gene encoding ABC transporter F family member 5, whose translation MDLTSKLHRLDLRSSFLTGSAPFDARMTAFPPRLCSVSIRIAAQSTRGNNTNSIKTTHLYKPRRPNAKIPTRISALAIETSVAETTADNDIESLFSDNSKNEFEHKRGKKNSNSGASGISSGVKLENVRKSYKGVTVLKDVSWEVKKGDKVGLVGVNGAGKTTQMRIIAGLEEPDSGNVIKAKPNMKIAFLSQEFEVSLSRTVKEEFMSAFKEEMEIAEKLEKVQKALENSVNDLELMGRLLDEFDKLQNRAQAVDLDMVDAKINKLMPELGFAPEDSDRLVASFSSGWQMRMSLGKILLQEPDLLLLDEPTNHLDLDTIEWLEDYLNQQDVPMVIISHDRAFLDQLCTKIVETDMGVSRTYDGNYSEYFIAKAAWIETQNAAWEKQQKEIEQTKDLIQRLGAGANSGRASSAEKKLEKLQEEDLIERPFQRKQMKIRFPERGRSGRFVATIKNLEFGFEDKVLFNRANLTIERGEKIAIIGPNGCGKSTLLKLIMGLQKPIAGEVEIGEHNVLPNYFEQNQAEALDLNKTVLETVEEAAEDWRLDDIKGLLGRCNFKSDMLDRKVSLLSGGEKARLAFCKFMVKPSTLLVLDEPTNHLDIPSKEMLEEAITEYKGTVITVSHDRYFIKQIVNRVVEVKDRKLQNYAGDYNYYLEKNLDARERELEREAEIEEKAPKVKAKSKMSKAEKEARKKQKMQAFQQAKSKSKGTKNAKRWN comes from the exons ATGGATTTGACTTCTAAGCTTCACCGCCTCGACCTCCGCTCGAGCTTCCTCACTGGTTCAGCCCCTTTCGATGCCCGAATGACCGCTTTCCCACCTCGGCTTTGCTCAGTTTCAATTCGAATAGCTGCTCAATCAACTAGAGGTAACAACACCAATTCTATCAAAACCACTCATTTATACAAACCCAGAAGGCCGAATGCTAAAATTCCAACCCGGATATCGGCTTTGGCCATCGAAACATCGGTAGCCGAAACTACGGCCGATAACGATATTGAATCTTTGTTTTCGGATAATTCTAAGAATGAATTTGAGCATAAACGTGGtaaaaagaattcaaattcCGGGGCTTCAGGTATTTCTTCTGGTGTTAAGCTTGAAAATGTGAGGAAGAGCTATAAGGGTGTGACTGTATTGAAAGATGTGAGTTGGGAAGTGAAAAAGGGGGACAAAGTTGGATTGGTAGGTGTAAATGGAGCAGGGAAAACAACCCAAATGAGAATTATTGCTGGTTTAGAAGAACCCGATTCTGGGAATGTAATAAAGGCGAAACCCAATATGAAAATTGCGTTTTTGAGTCAAGAATTCGAGGTTTCGTTGAGCAGGACAGTGAAGGAGGAGTTTATGAGTGCGTTTAAGGAGGAGATGGAGATAGCAGAGAAGTTGGAGAAGGTTCAAAAGGCGTTGGAGAATTCGGTTAATGATTTGGAGTTGATGGGAAGGCTTTTGGATGAGTTTGATAAGCTTCAGAATCGGGCACAGGCAGTTGACTTGGATATGGTTGATGCAAAGATTAATAAGTTGATGCCTGAACTTGGGTTTGCTCCGGAGGATTCGGATAGATTGGTGGCCTCATTTAGCAGTGGTTGGCAGATGAGAATGTCACTTGGAAAGATTTTACTTCAG GAGCCGGATTTACTACTCTTGGATGAGCCGACTAATCACCTTGACCTTGACACAATTGAGTGGCTTGAGGATTATCTCAATCAGCAAGATGTGCCAATGGTTATCATATCTCATGATCGAGCTTTTCTTGATCAGTTGTGTACAAAAATAGTGGAAACTGATATGGGTGTCTCCAGGACATATGATGGAAATTACTCTGAGTATTTTATTGCAAAGGCAGCATGGATTGAAACTCAAAATGCTGCTTGGGAGAAGCAGCAGAAGGAAATTGAGCAGACAAAAGACTTGATACAAAGGTTGGGTGCTGGAGCAAATTCCGGCCGTGCTTCTTCCGCTGAAAAG AAGCTGGAGAAACTTCAGGAAGAGGATCTAATTGAAAGGCCGTTCCAGAGGAAACAAATGAAGATCAGGTTTCCTGAACGGGGACGAAGCGGAAGATTTGTTGCAACAATAAAGAATCTGGAATTCGGCTTTGAGGATAAG GTCCTATTTAACAGGGCAAATCTTACAATTGAAAGGGGAGAGAAAATTGCCATTATTGGCCCAAATGGATGTGGAAAGAGTACTTTGCTGAAACTAATAATGGGTTTACAAAAGCCAATAGCAGGTGAAGTTGAGATTGGCGAGCATAATGTCCTCCCAAACTATTTTGAGCAAAATCAG GCTGAGGCACttgatttaaataaaacagtGCTTGAGACTGTAGAAGAAGCTGCAGAGGACTGGAGACTTGATGATATAAAGGGTCTCCTTGGGCGTTGTAATTTCAAATCTGATATGCTTGATAGAAAGGTTTCCCTCTTGAGTGGTGGCGAGAAG GCACGCCTTGCCTTTTGCAAGTTCATGGTAAAGCCATCGACTCTGCTAGTTCTGGATGAACCAACAAATCACTTGGATATTCCTTCTAAAGAGATGCTTGAG GAGGCAATAACGGAGTACAAGGGCACTGTCATCACAGTTTCTCATGACCGATACTTCATAAAGCAAATAGTTAATAGAGTAGTGGAAGTTAAAGATCGCAAGTTGCAAAATTATGCAGGCGATTACAAT TATTATCTGGAGAAGAATCTTGATGCTAGGGAAAGGGAGCTTGAGCGCGAGGCAGAGATTGAAGAAAAGGCTCCGAAAGTGAAAGCCAAATCGAAGATGTCTAAG GCTGAAAAGGAAGCTCGGAAGAAGCAAAAGATGCAGGCATTTCAGCAAGCAAAgtcaaaatcaaaaggaaCAAAGAATGCCAAGAGATGGAATTAA